In Rosa rugosa chromosome 4, drRosRugo1.1, whole genome shotgun sequence, the genomic stretch TACCTatctaaccaaaaaaaaaatttagaaggTTGCAGTTTgacatattttcttttaattattttttcctTAATTGCATCAGGGTATAGATGGCTATAAAATTCAAGAGTAAAGTGAGAGTTAAAGATAGAATCAGTGACTTACCAGATGCAATTCTTTGTCACATCCTTTCCTTCATTCCAACAAAATATGCTGTGAGGACCAGCACTTTGTCTACAAGATGGAAGAAAGTGTGGCCGTCTGTTCCCTGCCTAGACTTCTGTCCCAAAGATTTTGATTTTTATGAAAGTTTTCTGATGTTTGTTAATCGCTTACTTCTATATCGTGGCTCATCAGACATTCAAAAGTTCCGACTTCGTTGTCTGAAGGATGATCGTCAGTTCCCCCTTATTGATGGTTGGATTTGCACCGCTATTATGAGGCATGTTGTTGAACTTGATCTTGATGTTCCAGGAGGTTCCCGAATTTTCGAGTTGCCTAGAAGCCTTTTCATCTGCAGAACACTGAGGGTTTTGAAGCTGATGTCAAGTTTTGCTTTTGATACCCCAAAGTCATGGTGTTTGCCTAGTCTCAAGGTGCTTGTTGTTACAGTTGATCGTCCTGATAACGATCCAATGAGAGAGCTTCTGCCTCACTGCCCCGCGATTGAAGATTTGACTATAAAGGGTTCTGTTGGACAACAtgttatttcaaattttcacatctctGCGCTTCAACTAAAGACTTTAACGATCATTTTAGAGACTCGAGAAGATGATCATTTTCCTGTGAAAAATGCGTGCACTCTTATTATTAGAGCCCCGAAACTGGAAAATTTAGATATCGACCAACGTGTTCTGTCACTTTATCTTCTGGACACTGCAAAATCTTTTGCCAAGCCACTATTCATCTTTCTGACGTAAAGCAAAGAGATAATCCTGCCTTTGCTAACCGTGCAACAACCCTTCTGGCACAAATTAGCGATGTTAAATATCTGTCCCTTTCGGCACATTGTTTGGAGGTACATTATTCATTTCTTGTTTGTTACATCTAGGGAAGAATTTAAATAGGGGGCAGCAAATATCGTCTTCCTGATTTCTTCTAGCAAGAAGAAATTGGATGGTGTGGGATGCTGTATTTACATGGTAATACAGTTTCCCGTAAAGTTGAATTGATTACTGAAATGAGCGAGATTACATGGTAAATAGGCTTTTGTTTGGAAATGAAATAACAAGGAAATAAAATTGTATTTACATAGCACGATTCTCATCTTTATCCCCTTTTCTTAATATCAAATATAGTGTTATGTGACCTTTTCCCTTTCTTTACTTTCTATTAAAAGAAGTACTATGCATATATAAGCAAATGTTTAATTTCTGATGAGTTTCTGTTTGACAAATAGTTCATCTTGCATGAAGGCTTGTCATCTGCCTATTTTTCGTAATTTGAGGCAACTGGAGCTGGTTCTTCATTATTGCTGTTCTTGGTGGCCAGAGTTGTTGAAGACATCACCTAATCTGGAATCTCTTGTTTTAGATCATGTAAGATGTAATTCAACTTCTGTTATCAGTTAACTTGTAGTTGTTAGTTGTTACTGATGTTCATTCCATTCATTCTCTCAAATAACTTTCAGTTTCATAAGTCCTCATGGATGACCTTATTCTCATTTTATTCGTTGTTTCAAATAATTTCAGTCAAGACATCCCTCTTGGCGCATGGATAGTTGTGAATTCACATGGCTACAATGGAATTCCCCAGAGTCGGTGCCTAGTTGTGTGTTGTCACAACTCAAAACTATATGTACAAGGAATTTTAGAGGAGGGCAGGATGAGATGAAAGTGGCAAAGTACATGTTAGAGAAGGGTCAAGTTTTAAAAAGTCTGACACTCTATACAGCTCATCTTGTGTGTACAAAGGAGAAGCTGTGCATGCAACTTCTCATGTTTTACAGAGGTTCAAAGACTTGTCATGTTGAATTGAAGTAAGATGTAACTTTAGCTTCTGCAAGGTTCTTTTCAATTGTACTGTACGTTCCTGAAATGCCATTGTAGCTTCtataagcattttttttttctagcttTTAGAACGATTCTGTTAATCTCTGTACCGTCAATCTTCAGATGAACTTCTTTTGCAAAATCTTTTGTTTTCCATGGTTTAAGTTTTCTTATCTTCCGCTGATATTATTTACATCTGCAGTCAGACTGACATAGTTAATGTTACAGTGGTACGTACACAGAATTAAAAGTCAGTTATATATGAGCACGCTTCCTACTCAGGTATAACAGCAAAGAAATTAAAGGTGTGCTTAAGCCTAAATAGTATGGACAGAGACACAGTCTGACAGAATTTGAATATAGTGGGAATAAGTGATACCATGCCAGtaattgatgaaatgaaaaCCAGCTGATATAGTCAATGGAAAATAATTgtatatttgaaattatacatTTCCCAATTTGAAAGGGAAACGTACTTGAACTTATGCTATATAGCTAAGCTTGAAAAGTTTGACATGTTTCTTCAAATTACAACGAAAAGAAATTAAACATTCAAGTTTGAATGGTTACTCAAACAAAGCCACCAGTATAACGCACACCTGTCTGAGGCAACCAGCTATCCCCTACCAGAAAGTTAGACACTGTAAAATTAACAGCATCAGTTGCATTGATCACATGGTAACCAGGCCATGTGACTCTGTTACTAGTGTCTGATCCAGGTCCTCTGTTATCATACTCAGCATAATACAATGTGCTCAGTGCAAAATCTCCATTCCACTCGAGCCAACCAACAGGATCAATCAAACTATCCATGAAATTCTGCAAGTAAACCGTCCTCGAATACTCCTTCCATGGCCTCCCTAGATATGTCTTGACAGTGAAGTTACTCGAAGCCAAGTCCGCAGCGGCTGTAATGGTGCAGTTCTGGATGGAAGTCCCCGTATTCTGATTCGGGTCAGTTCGGCCCTGGGCCGTGATGGGATTGGATTGGCCTTTGAGTGGCTGGCGAGGGTAGAGGTTACAGTTTTGTAAAACAACTGCAGCATTGCCGAATATGAAATCGACAGTTCCATAGATGTCACATTCTCGGTAGAATTGTCGGAGAGAATGCGCGTATAGGGTGTCCTGGTAGGCTTCAAAGCTGCAGCTGTAGAAGACTGACAAGTCCGCGCCGTTTCTGACCGCCACAGCCTGCATTTTACTTGGTCCAGCCGTGTTACGAATGGTTATGTTGACTCCCACAAACCCTTCTGCCACCACAGCTGCATTCATATATTTTGATCACGACATTAGTCATTGTCAATGGCTCATTGCATATTTAATACGTTAGCCATTGATTCAATCAATTCTAATTTTTCTTATTAAACTTTTAAGAGTTAATTTCGCGCTTATATCCAAATTACGTCATTTCAAACTTCTATTATTTTAAGTGTTCAAAAGCTTGGTTATCCTATTTCTAAtattttctaatatatatatttcaatcGGACACTTACCTAAAGTAGCAGAGTCGAAAGTAGTCGATCCATCCACGACATTGCGGTTCCCGGTGATGATGGTCTGATTGATACCGTCTCCGATCAGCAACAAGTACTGCTTGTTCGACGCAATCGAAACATACTCTTCATAAACACCGGCGGTGACATACACCAAGAAATACCCATCACTAGCAACAGAGTTGTTCGGCGCTGCATTAATAGCATCATTGATGGTGGTGAAGTTCCCACTTCCATCCTGGCTCACCACCACAATGTCCCTAACCACAACTTCCTCATCTCCAGCCGCCTGAAGAAGCCGCCTTCCTGGC encodes the following:
- the LOC133744261 gene encoding F-box/LRR-repeat protein 13-like; translation: MAIKFKSKVRVKDRISDLPDAILCHILSFIPTKYAVRTSTLSTRWKKVWPSVPCLDFCPKDFDFYESFLMFVNRLLLYRGSSDIQKFRLRCLKDDRQFPLIDGWICTAIMRHVVELDLDVPGGSRIFELPRSLFICRTLRVLKLMSSFAFDTPKSWCLPSLKVLVVTVDRPDNDPMRELLPHCPAIEDLTIKGSVGQHVISNFHISALQLKTLTIILETREDDHFPVKNACTLIIRAPKLENLDIDQRVLSLYLLDTAKSFAKPLFIFLT
- the LOC133746496 gene encoding putative FBD-associated F-box protein At5g56430, translating into MSFCLTNSSSCMKACHLPIFRNLRQLELVLHYCCSWWPELLKTSPNLESLVLDHSRHPSWRMDSCEFTWLQWNSPESVPSCVLSQLKTICTRNFRGGQDEMKVAKYMLEKGQVLKSLTLYTAHLVCTKEKLCMQLLMFYRGSKTCHVELK
- the LOC133707339 gene encoding probable pectinesterase/pectinesterase inhibitor 20, coding for MAYLFNPLASSLFLILFSLLISQSSSADVPLNTSLPPETICNSTPHPSYCLSVLPHKNANVYEFGRFSVQHSLLQSQNLMVSLNQYLQSYRSALSQTAIQALEDCKFLASLNIDFISNTIKKVNSSSDAVLPSSAADDLQTLLSAIMTNQQTCSDALQSVTTVKDELLVPLLNCTSMYSVSLALFTEGWVPKEHKNANGKPNHLSFRKGRLSLKMSSKARGVYDWVISRPGRRLLQAAGDEEVVVRDIVVVSQDGSGNFTTINDAINAAPNNSVASDGYFLVYVTAGVYEEYVSIASNKQYLLLIGDGINQTIITGNRNVVDGSTTFDSATLAVVAEGFVGVNITIRNTAGPSKMQAVAVRNGADLSVFYSCSFEAYQDTLYAHSLRQFYRECDIYGTVDFIFGNAAVVLQNCNLYPRQPLKGQSNPITAQGRTDPNQNTGTSIQNCTITAAADLASSNFTVKTYLGRPWKEYSRTVYLQNFMDSLIDPVGWLEWNGDFALSTLYYAEYDNRGPGSDTSNRVTWPGYHVINATDAVNFTVSNFLVGDSWLPQTGVRYTGGFV